Proteins found in one Pyxidicoccus trucidator genomic segment:
- a CDS encoding 2-hydroxychromene-2-carboxylate isomerase has product MARAPLRFCLDYLSPYAYLAWTRMPALAARHGRAVEPVPVLLAGLLNALGSVGPAEIPPKRVYVFKHTCRIAHEFGVPLVPPPSHPFNPLLALRVTAAVEDLEARGRLVSALFTSVWGGGKGVETPEAVAAAIQSAGLEAPALLAAAQTPEVKDRVRRNTEEALAAGAFGVPSILADGELFFGVDSLGHLEQFLRGEDPLSQVDLERWRDLPASASRR; this is encoded by the coding sequence ATGGCCCGAGCCCCCCTCCGCTTCTGCCTGGACTACCTGTCCCCCTACGCCTACCTCGCGTGGACGCGCATGCCCGCCCTCGCCGCACGCCATGGCCGCGCCGTGGAGCCCGTGCCCGTGCTGCTTGCGGGCCTGCTCAACGCGCTCGGCAGCGTGGGGCCGGCGGAGATTCCGCCCAAGCGCGTCTACGTCTTCAAGCACACGTGCCGCATCGCCCATGAGTTCGGCGTGCCGCTGGTGCCGCCGCCGTCCCACCCGTTCAACCCGTTGCTCGCGCTGCGGGTGACGGCCGCGGTGGAGGACCTGGAGGCCCGGGGCCGGCTGGTGTCCGCCCTCTTCACCTCCGTCTGGGGCGGCGGGAAGGGCGTGGAGACACCCGAGGCGGTGGCCGCCGCCATCCAGTCCGCCGGGCTCGAGGCCCCGGCGCTGCTCGCCGCCGCCCAGACGCCCGAGGTCAAGGACCGCGTTCGCCGCAACACCGAGGAGGCGCTCGCCGCGGGAGCCTTTGGCGTGCCCAGCATCCTCGCGGACGGGGAGCTGTTCTTCGGCGTGGACTCGCTGGGCCACCTGGAGCAGTTCCTGCGTGGCGAGGACCCCCTCTCCCAGGTGGACCTCGAGCGCTGGCGAGACCTGCCCGCCTCCGCGTCCCGGCGCTGA
- a CDS encoding acetyl-CoA C-acetyltransferase, with amino-acid sequence MKSVSKTEEIYFLSGKRTPFGTYGGSLKDLSATDLAVESAKAALAQAKVSPEDVQHVVYGNVVQTSSDAIYLPRHVGLRTGVPVPVPALGVNRLCGSGFQAFVTAAEMMLTDQASCVLAGGTESMSQAPHVIRGARWGLPLGKGGLEDMLWTALTDSYTGQAMALTAEQLAVDYALTQEHVDEYAVLTQKRFAAAQEAGRFNDEISPVTLKGKKGDTVVSRDEHNRPETTVEGLRKLPKVFKKDGVVHAGAASGICDGAGSMVMATRSFVEKHGLKPIARLVNWGISGCDPKIMGIGPAPAIRRLLERAQCQLSDVDLFEVNEAFAPQYLAVEKELGLPRDRTNVNGGAIAVGHPLGASGARITTTLVYELKRRGARYGIGSACIGGGQGIAVLVEAL; translated from the coding sequence ATGAAGAGCGTGTCCAAGACCGAGGAGATCTACTTCCTGTCCGGCAAGCGCACCCCGTTCGGTACCTACGGGGGCAGCCTGAAGGACCTCAGCGCCACCGACCTCGCCGTGGAGTCGGCGAAGGCCGCCCTCGCCCAGGCGAAGGTGTCTCCGGAAGACGTCCAGCACGTCGTGTACGGGAACGTGGTGCAGACCAGCTCGGATGCCATCTACCTGCCGCGCCACGTGGGCCTGCGCACCGGCGTGCCCGTCCCCGTGCCCGCCCTGGGAGTCAACCGGCTGTGTGGCTCCGGCTTCCAGGCGTTCGTCACCGCGGCGGAGATGATGCTGACCGACCAGGCGAGCTGCGTGCTGGCTGGCGGCACGGAGTCCATGAGCCAGGCGCCCCACGTCATCCGCGGCGCCCGCTGGGGCCTGCCGCTGGGCAAGGGCGGCTTGGAGGACATGCTCTGGACGGCCCTCACCGACAGCTACACCGGCCAGGCCATGGCGCTCACCGCCGAGCAGCTCGCGGTGGACTACGCCCTCACGCAGGAGCACGTGGACGAGTACGCCGTCCTCACCCAGAAGCGCTTCGCCGCCGCGCAGGAGGCGGGCCGCTTCAACGACGAGATTTCCCCCGTCACCCTCAAGGGGAAGAAGGGCGACACCGTCGTCTCCCGCGACGAGCACAACCGTCCGGAGACCACGGTGGAGGGGCTGCGCAAGCTGCCCAAGGTCTTCAAGAAGGACGGCGTGGTGCACGCGGGCGCGGCCAGCGGCATCTGCGACGGCGCGGGCTCCATGGTGATGGCCACGCGGAGCTTCGTGGAGAAGCACGGGCTGAAGCCCATTGCCCGGCTGGTCAACTGGGGCATCTCCGGGTGCGACCCGAAAATCATGGGCATCGGCCCCGCGCCGGCCATCCGCCGGCTGCTGGAGCGCGCGCAGTGCCAGCTGTCCGACGTGGACCTCTTCGAGGTCAACGAGGCCTTCGCGCCGCAGTACCTCGCGGTGGAGAAGGAGCTGGGCCTGCCGCGTGACAGGACGAACGTCAATGGCGGCGCCATCGCCGTGGGCCACCCGCTGGGAGCCTCGGGGGCTCGCATCACCACCACGCTGGTGTACGAGCTGAAGCGTCGCGGCGCTCGCTATGGTATCGGGTCTGCCTGCATCGGTGGCGGCCAGGGCATCGCGGTGCTGGTCGAGGCACTCTGA